The Asterias rubens chromosome 1, eAstRub1.3, whole genome shotgun sequence genome segment TTTTGAATGACCACCTCACAGAGCGACTACACACCCGTGCCATTCAATTCGTTGAGCAGAACCAAAACCAGCCGTTTCTACTTGTCATGTCTTTTGTGCAGGCTCATACAGCACTGTTTAACAATAAGGAGTTCCGTAACCATAGCGTCCATGGTGACTATGGAGATAATATTGAGGAGATGGATTGGAGTGTAGGGGAGGTGTTAAAGACACTCAAGAGACTAGGTTTGGAGGAGAAGACGTTTGTGTATCTGACGTCAGATAACGGAGGTCATGTTGAAGAGTTTACCGATGCTGGTGAGCGACATGGCGGCTGGAATGGAGTCTATAAAGGTAAATTATTACACTCAGAACAATTTTAATTGATGCAAATgttcacaattattttgcttttcgAAAAAATTGAGAACGTGTTTCAAAAGCAGTTGATAAATTTCCGCCATAAAATCATCAACTTGTCCGGATATTGAGTTTAATTGTTTGTCTAAACATTGTTGAAAGTTAAACAGAGAAACGTTTTGAAAGGGTTTGTTCACggttatttaaaatgtttctaaatgtttgtttttttaggtgGCAAAGGCAGTACGTGGGAAGGAGGAATCCGGGTGCCTACCATCGTGAAATACCCCGGGCATATACCATCAGACACCGTGGTATCTCAACCTACACATCTCCCGGACGTCTTGCCCACCGTAGCACGAGTCACTGGAGCCCAACTCCCAGATGACCGGGTGTACGACGGCCGGGATATGATGCCACTTTTGACACACGCTGACCATGCAGAGAAACAAGAAATATTACACGAGTTTATGTTTCACTACTGCGGGGGCTTTCTTAACGCGGCTAGATATACACCCCAAAACGGTTAGTATTGAAAAGTATATATAACATACTCTTTGTGTCTATCTATTCTCTGAATGAACGACTGTGCGGCGATTCTAGTCTGCTGTTGCTGACAAAGAGTTCTCCAATTGACCAATCTAAATTTATGAATCGTCGTGTGAATTAAACTTAATAttcatttgataaaattgcCTAATTTTAACATTGTTCTCTATCCGCAACGCAGGTGACACCACGTACAAACTGCACTATGCCTCAAGCCACCTGGTACCCGGCGTTCACGGTGTCATGGGGTGTTTCGACGTATTCTCATGTGAATGTATAGGGACCAGCGTCGATCGTCACGATCCACCCCTGGTCTACGACCTTTCAAGTGACCCCTCGGAGGTCAATCCACTAGACAGTAATGACCCCAAAGTGAAGATTGTTATAAGAAAGGTCAATGAGGCAGTGGCAATTCACCGCGCATCGCTCCCCCATAATACTGACCACCAGTTCGCACGTTTAAGTATTCTGCCGCGGCCCTGGGAACGACCACGATGTGGACGTTTTCCGCACTACACATGTACTGATCCTTATTTAGATCAATTGAAAAAGCTTAAAGGAGAAATGTAGTCCACAGAAAAACAGCTTTCAACATTAACTGTTATGATGCATTAAGATTTGTGGTAAACAACCATCCATTGACAAAACaagttcaaaggcactggacatgttttggtaattactcaaaatatatgttgGCATAAAAAATGATACTTACGAGCATTCGGAGagctgaaaataaaaacaaaacaatgcgaGAAAAGAGTTgcatagttttccagaaagtggtaatttctcactaagatATATGAATCTGTGAATGACCTCactaggcctgaagcctttctaagacatctgaaagcacacaaattaatgcaGTAaaggggttttttctttcattatgttcttgcaactttgattaccaattgagtaaaaaaatgtacaggttttaTTGATGCacttatgggatacaccaaggtgAAACAGTCATTGACCATtctaccaaatgtgtccagtgtctttaaatacaatTTAGGTCCGAGTTTACAATACTTCACTCGCCCATAAATCAAAGTATAACCTTACGCGATCGATGCTATTTTAATTTTCAGGGGAAGGATTTGATGTACAAAAACATTCTGTtgttattataggttttctcggtcagtTTCGGAAAATGAACAAGCTGTTATATTTCGCGCGTAATCGAATgcaactgaaaagggtcattcgatttcgttttatgattagtaaaatattgcgtcattcgatttaacaaataaataattcaatttaacaatttaccaaagcagcattcaaattcgcagacgcttcttgaggggtgtgtgtcacgaaaaagaatgacgatacgctaaaggaatttgactcgactcaaaacgaaattgaatggccgaattctgaatttgaaacgcagtaacaactggagaggcaaaacagctttaattcgaacgcacgaaaatgaaattgactgctgatTTGCAgaatttgaccaagaaaacctataattaaaactttaaaaaagtatataaaaataatttgtaggAAGGTACATCTTCATCCACTCAAATTAGATGAAACAATAAAGCATAGACTGAAATACCTTCTATAGTTTTGTCAGAATACATGTTTATTTGTGTTGAGATCTCTCGGTAGATTTCATCGGTTACATCTTCATAATCCTGTCAATGTGCCTTTTCGATCCCATGCGACTTGAACGGGAGACCACGCACGCTTCGCCACTCACGTGCGTGGTCTCCCACTCCAGACGCTACTATAGGAATCGCAACTCTCCAAGCCACGAAGGCCCTGATACACGAGGACTCCGGCTTCGAGTCCGTGCACCTGTCTGAAGCCCAGTACCGAAAGCGCACATCTAACCGACGGAGCCTAACGGGAGCCTCAAGCCGGAGCCCAAACTCAAGTCATGGTTTCGAAAGGGCAAtgtgagactttggaacgcttaaTGTGGCAGCAgaattgtcatttttttgtttacattgttttgagcatgcgcacaaaaccaagaacaatggattccTGGTAAAGTCTGAAGTTCCACCTAGAGCCtaccaaagtctcccattgattaAATTTACTTTGACGAATAGTTAAGTTAACAATTCAATAcagcaacatttattttaatggtGTCATTCAATACAATAATGCCCAGATATACACACAATGATTCAATAATAAACAGCAAATAAAAGACCACATTGATTAGGTATAAGATTAAGCGATATGTTTTTGTTCCCTAACCTATGGGCAGAGAAACATTAGTGCAAACATGGTACGTTCGGTCATTAAATAACGACAGTCGACTATCTGGTGTTGCtatgagagaataatggaattttgagttaccaatagtgtccagtgcctttaataatcttTCCGGAGGCCTAAAATAGCAGAAATTGGTATCAACCGAACATAGACATGCTGGTCCACTTCATTTTTGAAGCCCTGTATTTTTGCTCTTCAAACTCTCGCTTGACCatcgattgttttttttttcttcagggatgttgacattaaaaaataactaagaCAATCTTACGTCTGTGTCTCCTTTGTTTTGTGCTTTGATGTTTAACGTCGCGCAGCGTTTGTTCACTATATTGATTAGGGGAATAAAATGATAGCAACGAGTTCTAAATCGGCCGGTTAAAACCGGCacgggtcgtggccgtgcgataaagcttagccagggtcgtggccgtgcgagcCCGAGCCAAagtttatcgcacggcaacgaccctgcaaggttttaaacggcttaTTAAGAACGAGtgactacccttttattcccattcacaAATGCCATTTCGGTATTAAACAAAgatgaataataatataggaAACTTTGTAACAACGGCTATACGTGTGTTAAACACGTCTTGTACCGTTTTACCCACAGCTCAAACCTCATGCACAATTATATGTTTAACTAAAAAGCTGTTGCAAAAACTTGTTTATTCCCAAAACAAGATTAGCTAAAAACATACACTTGAGATAAACTAGGTTTGCTACcacattcaattttgttttccgcCGTTTTCTCGAGAAGTGGCGATCTAGCCCAGCAGCTCATACCGTGTTTTCAAGAAAATACCGTTGAAtttgaactatttttttttcagaccaATTTTAAGGACACTGTATGAAAGGTTTGACCGCCATGGCCGGTCCCGCTCATCATCAAACTCCTCAAACAAAACACACCAGTCGGACACAAGTCTTGTTCTATCTAACTTAAccgtttattttgtatttaaaccaCACAATTTGTATCTACCAGAGGAACACCATTACTAATTGAAATTTAAGAACTCGATGTGTCGCACCCGAACGACAAAGACCACGAGTCGAGAGCGCTGATACAGTTATGTCAACAATCTCTGAACTATCTGTTAATACAGGTATCTGAAAAAGCCGAATATTTTCAGATGCACCAAAGAAATTGAATAATGTGACACTGAAAAAAACCCGAACAGAGAGTCGAAATAATTTAATGGTGAATTACTATATCAATCACTTCAACATATCGATTAGATTTATAGGCAGTGGGCTCACCTGTGCTAattgaattgtcaaagacagtccTCAAACTTGGTGAAACCCACCATTACACACACAATAGCAAGATTGTTGGGTGGTTGAAGTAGCAAGAGAATActgtcagaaaaaaaacccactcgTTTTGCATGCAAAATGTTAAaagtgatttcagatgccttcTTTAGGAGGAGGAATCCTCACAATGTgctatactatcaccagctctccattgttcgttaccaacaagtaagtttgtaatgctaacagttattttgagtaattaccagtatagtgtccatgtctttaataACAAGTACAATAGTCAAGTTAGATAataatgtacattattttatgAGCGAATCTATACTTAAATAAGACTATCCGAAGGGCGAAGACACGACCGGGGACTTCTGCAAGATAATGGGCGGGGAGACTATCAGCTAAGATGACAACATTTATACGACAACCTAAAAGCAGACAAACAACAAAAGTCTTTCTCCCCAAAAGTCATTGCAAACTTTTTCTCCAGGTCTACCTCTTAAGcgattatgtaataaaattaaCGGGGGAAAACACAATGAATCTTAAGAATCATTGATATGACACAGATActcattattaattaattaacaactattaattttttaacGACTGCCATTTAACGACCACCGTTTATTGTTTCAAAATGACCGATACCGAGCGTACCATTTTGAGCAACACTGTACCTTAATACAGAGATGTCACTGTATGTAGCATACTGAATCGAATGAAGGGTTATAcacaatttttcaaataaaCCAAGTCGTTAGTAATGTTATTTTCAGAGAGCAAGGAATGCCTCAATTTATCACGTTGAATTAGAACAACAGATTAGGTCGTACTTCTCGAACCTAAAGTGTATTCAGACCTCAAAATAACACATGGCGCCCACAGCATGCaactgccgtggtgccctgtacttttgctgtggcaccctttgcaaagttccaatacaaattaacattCTCTTCataagtgccccttaccatgcAGTGGAACATGGCAGTGCACCTTCCAGAAAGTATTTTAAGCCTATTTTGTATCAACAGACCTGTAATCAAACTGAAACCAAACTGGCAAAGACAAATCTTAGAATCTTTAAAACCTTTAAAATATGCACCAAACAGTCGATTTTGAAAGCTGTTTTTCTTGACTAAATTTCTCTTTTTAGCTTTTTCAACTGATCTAAATAAGGATCAGTGCATGAGTAGTGCGGAAAACGTCCACATCGTGGTCGTTCCCAGGGGCGTGACATTAAGTTTGAGCCTGTGAACTGATGGTCAGTATTGTGGGGGAGCGATTTGCGGTGAGTTGCCACTGCCTCGTTGACCTTTCTTATAACATTCTTTACTTTGGGATCATTGCTGTCTAGTGGATTGACCTCCGAGGGGTCATTTGAAAGGTCGTAGACCAGGGGTGGATCGTGACGATCGACGCTGTTCCCTTCACACTCGCATGCGAATACGTCGAAACATCCCATGACACCATGAATGCCGGGTACCAGGTGGCTTGAGGCATAGTGCAACTTGTACGTGGTGTCACCTGCGTTGTTAATAGAGAACAACCATTACAACCTATCACATGTTATAGGCATAAGTTATGTTATACACTTAACGAACCATTACGACTAACCCATTTTTATGTGTGCTCCAAACCAAATCTAAGTGACATATTTTTTCTATTGAGTTAAGTGGACAACACTATTTGATGGTCTTTGCCAGCAAATGATTGAATTTAGGAACGTGGTCTCTCGAAACTCTTGGCTCAAACCACAGTTGTTCAGACTATTATAGAccaaatagttttgttttatactttcactTACTTACCGTTTTTGGGTGTATATCTAGCCGCGTTAAGAAAGCCCCCGCAGTAGTGAAACATAAACTCGTGTAATATTTCTTGTTTCTCTGCATGGTCAGCGTGTGTCAAAAGTGGCATCATATCCCGGCCGTCGTACACCCGGTCATCTGGGAGTTGGGCTCCAGTGACTCGTGCTACGGTGGGCAAGACGTCCGGGAGATGTGTAGGTTGAGATACCACGGTGTCTGATGGTATATGCCCGGGGTATTTCACGACGGCAGGCACCCGGATTCCTCCTTCCCACGTGTTGGTTTTTCCACCTTACAAAAAACAAGGACAACATATTGTCACTTTATCCAAATgtttccaatttgtttttctgtaaattgtttaacaaatttttaaaaacactgtCAATATCCAGACAAATTGATGATGTCATGGTGGAAGTTGATAAACTGACTTGCAAATAAATGGTAACAGCTCCAAATGTGTATCAGCCTTAAGTGTTACCATCGAAATGCAAACCTACACCTGGGAATTTTAAAGAGTCGGGTACTGGAAAATTTATGAATGTTggaatcatttttttaaattattttatagtAAAGTGTACCTTTATAGACTCCATTCCAGCCGCCTTGTCGCTCCCCAGCATCGGTAAACTCTTCAACATGACCCCCATTATCTGACGTCAGATACACAAACGTCTTCTCCTCCAAACCTAGTCTCTTGAGTGTCTTTAACACCTCCCCTACACTCCAATCCATCTCCTCAATATTATCTCCATAGTAACCATGGACGCTATGGTTACGGAACTCCTTATTGTTAAACAGTGCTGTATGAGCTTGCACAAATGACATGACAAGGAGAAACGGCTGGTTT includes the following:
- the LOC117297577 gene encoding steryl-sulfatase-like, with translation MSSAKGKAREIGVPKCIGKLVALLLLLDGVGMALSAEVDVETRPPNVVLFIMDDVGMGDIGCFGNHTIKTPNIDGLAREGARLTQHMAMPLCTPSRAALMTGRLPMRYGFGGKRRLRVILFTSSGGGLPSNETTIAELLKRSGYATALIGKWHLGISCKENNSCSDPNSQGFDYFYGLPVTNFRDCGTENTVHGAWNKPRNVRAKMWASVGAACVIGSLLMWTKLVGIRGFVLLMVVALAGNGFFLVYWREIKNNCVLMENHSIVEQPLLLNDHLTERLHTRAIQFVEQNQNQPFLLVMSFVQAHTALFNNKEFRNHSVHGDYGDNIEEMDWSVGEVLKTLKRLGLEEKTFVYLTSDNGGHVEEFTDAGERHGGWNGVYKGGKGSTWEGGIRVPTIVKYPGHIPSDTVVSQPTHLPDVLPTVARVTGAQLPDDRVYDGRDMMPLLTHADHAEKQEILHEFMFHYCGGFLNAARYTPQNGDTTYKLHYASSHLVPGVHGVMGCFDVFSCECIGTSVDRHDPPLVYDLSSDPSEVNPLDSNDPKVKIVIRKVNEAVAIHRASLPHNTDHQFARLSILPRPWERPRCGRFPHYTCTDPYLDQLKKLKGEM
- the LOC117306817 gene encoding steryl-sulfatase-like, whose product is MYTTKKQTCIGKLVALLLVLGGVGMALSAEVDVETRPPNVVLFIMDDVGMGDIGCFGNHTIKTPNIDGLAREGARLTQHMAFSMCTPSRAALMTGRLPVRYGFGSKHPMRVFMFSSSHGGLPSNETTIAELLKGSGYATALIGKWHLGISCKENNSCSDPNSQGFDYFFGLPVTNFRDCGTDNIIPVLWGMSKKVTLSEMLTNLAIACVFAFLLVGTKLIGLRGFIFFMVVVLAGNILMACRDDIRSNCVLMENHSIVEQPLLLYDHLTERLHTRAIQFVEQNQNQPFLLVMSFVQAHTALFNNKEFRNHSVHGYYGDNIEEMDWSVGEVLKTLKRLGLEEKTFVYLTSDNGGHVEEFTDAGERQGGWNGVYKGGKTNTWEGGIRVPAVVKYPGHIPSDTVVSQPTHLPDVLPTVARVTGAQLPDDRVYDGRDMMPLLTHADHAEKQEILHEFMFHYCGGFLNAARYTPKNGDTTYKLHYASSHLVPGIHGVMGCFDVFACECEGNSVDRHDPPLVYDLSNDPSEVNPLDSNDPKVKNVIRKVNEAVATHRKSLPHNTDHQFTGSNLMSRPWERPRCGRFPHYSCTDPYLDQLKKLKREI